The Amylolactobacillus amylophilus DSM 20533 = JCM 1125 genome contains a region encoding:
- a CDS encoding FtsW/RodA/SpoVE family cell cycle protein gives MAKVENKSSIIDRLDFGIIGSIILLAITSMYTIWVAAMNDPSMGSPKRTVLVQAIWYIMSAIMVIIVMQFDSDQLFKIAPLAYGIGIVLLIAVLFLYNPAVFAETGAKSWFQLGPLTFQPSEVMKPAFILMLSRVVYQHNREYAEHTTRTDWLLVLKMILWLAPIAVLLKLQNDFGTMLVFFAITAGVLLVSGITWRIIAPLYGGVILLGGTAIALVTTQFGQNILRSLNFRAYQFERINSWLNPAGDTSSGAYQLWQSMKAIGSGQLFGKGFNNTVVYVPVRTSDMIFSVIGENFGFIGACLLILLYFYLIFQMVKVTFDTKNDFYSYISTGIIMMILFHVFENIGMSIDLLPLTGIPLPFVSQGGSALLGNMIGIGMILSMRYHHKSYIFSGTGAF, from the coding sequence ATGGCAAAAGTAGAAAATAAATCAAGTATTATTGATCGGCTCGACTTTGGAATCATTGGCTCGATTATTCTGCTGGCAATCACAAGTATGTACACAATTTGGGTTGCTGCCATGAACGATCCCAGTATGGGTAGTCCGAAACGAACCGTACTTGTTCAGGCAATCTGGTATATCATGAGCGCCATCATGGTCATCATCGTGATGCAATTTGACTCCGATCAGTTGTTCAAGATTGCGCCACTGGCCTACGGTATTGGCATTGTCTTACTGATTGCTGTGTTATTTCTTTATAATCCGGCCGTCTTTGCGGAGACAGGTGCCAAAAGCTGGTTCCAACTGGGACCGCTCACGTTTCAACCTTCCGAGGTGATGAAGCCGGCGTTCATCCTGATGCTAAGTCGGGTTGTATATCAGCATAACCGCGAGTACGCGGAACATACCACTAGAACCGATTGGCTCCTCGTTTTGAAGATGATCCTTTGGTTAGCCCCAATCGCGGTCTTGTTGAAACTCCAGAATGATTTCGGTACGATGCTCGTGTTCTTCGCGATTACTGCTGGTGTTCTGCTCGTTTCCGGGATCACCTGGCGGATCATTGCGCCACTATATGGCGGTGTGATTCTGCTAGGGGGTACGGCTATTGCACTTGTGACCACGCAATTTGGTCAGAATATCCTCCGGAGTCTCAACTTCCGTGCCTACCAGTTCGAGCGGATTAATTCATGGCTTAATCCAGCAGGTGACACATCTAGTGGTGCCTACCAACTATGGCAGAGCATGAAGGCCATCGGGTCCGGTCAACTTTTTGGTAAGGGCTTCAACAATACCGTCGTTTATGTACCGGTACGGACATCAGATATGATTTTCTCTGTGATTGGCGAAAATTTCGGCTTTATCGGCGCATGCCTGTTGATTCTGTTGTACTTCTACCTGATATTTCAGATGGTGAAAGTGACCTTTGATACGAAAAACGATTTCTACTCGTACATCTCGACAGGAATCATCATGATGATTCTCTTCCATGTGTTTGAGAATATCGGAATGAGTATCGACCTGTTACCGCTAACGGGGATACCGTTACCGTTCGTTTCACAGGGAGGGTCGGCATTACTGGGAAACATGATTGGTATTGGCATGATTCTCTCAATGAGGTATCATCATAAGAGTTATATTTTTAGTGGAACAGGAGCGTTTTGA
- the yidD gene encoding membrane protein insertion efficiency factor YidD — MKKILIKLVRGYQRFISPALPKSCRYYPTCSQYMIDAVTARGVFLGLIQGTARILRCNPFVRGGVDPVGDHFTIFRNPHPEDYTDEIVARYIQGKKEK, encoded by the coding sequence ATGAAGAAAATACTAATTAAGCTTGTACGGGGCTATCAGCGCTTTATCTCGCCAGCCCTACCAAAGAGCTGTCGCTACTATCCAACCTGTTCACAATATATGATTGACGCTGTTACGGCGCGGGGAGTATTCCTCGGGCTAATCCAGGGAACTGCGCGAATTTTGCGCTGTAATCCCTTCGTCCGTGGGGGAGTCGACCCTGTGGGAGACCATTTCACGATTTTTAGGAACCCCCATCCGGAAGATTATACAGACGAAATCGTTGCAAGATATATTCAAGGCAAAAAAGAGAAATAG
- a CDS encoding DUF2785 domain-containing protein: MEEQIEDLRTQVVHLFEEFNQGNYYNDLLDRFFALQNSVEFAEESSSVRLPRVQGAAKKRFDSLLQSIDEDTTVLTNDDWAFLLRFNGNRDPYIRDQQLFFHFFQAVQRHIITKEQVNFIIQTLLADDKIFWHILEPENDGIYTRSFSWLMLSALVVEDQKYYHALKQTDYYEILTQAVTYLLLERDGRGFVPDFGWAHALLHMANLFEAFNFTDLPRAPKMFFFNAIFFAYFRNNYALSYGEDQRLAGAITVLTGRDQVYVDYVLTVFEYWNENYHRVNIPNDFEFWNAFYNQLRLFNSLLLLDDLPEEIRNFIENDLR, from the coding sequence TTGGAAGAACAAATAGAAGATTTACGAACACAAGTTGTACATTTATTTGAGGAATTTAATCAAGGTAACTACTATAACGATCTGCTGGATCGTTTTTTTGCTTTACAGAATTCAGTTGAGTTCGCAGAGGAGAGTAGTAGCGTCCGGCTGCCCCGCGTGCAGGGTGCAGCCAAAAAGCGGTTTGATAGCCTGTTGCAGTCGATCGACGAAGACACGACCGTTCTGACGAATGATGATTGGGCCTTTCTGCTGCGTTTTAATGGCAATCGTGATCCGTATATTCGGGATCAGCAACTATTTTTTCATTTCTTTCAGGCTGTGCAGCGGCACATTATCACTAAGGAACAGGTTAATTTCATTATTCAGACGCTTCTCGCTGACGACAAAATTTTCTGGCATATCTTGGAGCCGGAAAACGATGGTATTTATACGCGCTCGTTTAGCTGGCTGATGTTGTCTGCTTTAGTGGTTGAGGACCAAAAGTACTACCATGCACTCAAGCAGACCGACTATTATGAGATTCTGACGCAGGCTGTAACCTATCTCTTGTTAGAACGAGACGGGCGAGGATTCGTGCCAGATTTTGGTTGGGCCCATGCGTTACTACATATGGCTAATCTATTTGAGGCGTTTAACTTCACCGACTTACCGCGTGCACCGAAGATGTTCTTCTTTAACGCAATCTTCTTTGCCTACTTTAGAAACAATTATGCACTCAGTTATGGCGAGGATCAGCGTTTAGCTGGTGCAATTACCGTCTTGACGGGCCGTGACCAGGTTTATGTCGATTACGTACTGACGGTCTTTGAATACTGGAATGAAAACTACCACCGGGTAAATATTCCAAATGATTTCGAATTCTGGAATGCATTCTATAACCAGTTAAGGCTGTTCAACTCACTTCTATTGTTGGACGATCTCCCGGAGGAGATTAGAAATTTCATCGAGAACGACCTACGTTAA
- a CDS encoding DUF2969 domain-containing protein gives MSKGIKNINIEVNELTNKKVPSWEVVIPNVRMLGIIEQKEKNFHTTMQSNQQMIVSKTLEAAINDLISYYNLHENKR, from the coding sequence ATGTCTAAGGGAATCAAAAATATTAATATCGAAGTAAATGAACTAACAAATAAAAAAGTTCCGAGTTGGGAAGTTGTCATTCCAAATGTGCGGATGCTTGGCATCATCGAACAAAAAGAGAAGAATTTCCACACAACAATGCAGTCTAATCAACAGATGATTGTTTCTAAGACGTTAGAAGCCGCCATCAACGATTTGATTAGCTACTACAATTTACACGAAAATAAGCGTTAA
- a CDS encoding YueI family protein — protein sequence MGENVNDRLEQAMHGQPELNIDEHRRYLGSLRERVFVRLTVAEMQDKQTIARFIRHFADFAHYQILINGKQQQSTLLNQVIMTASKKDTKFRLVSDDTARTEPEATGLLVVAPTAINEEQIDFAAKYPAQ from the coding sequence ATGGGAGAAAACGTCAACGATCGCTTGGAACAAGCTATGCACGGCCAACCCGAGCTAAATATAGATGAGCACAGGCGGTACCTCGGTAGCCTGCGCGAGCGCGTCTTCGTGCGCTTAACAGTCGCCGAAATGCAGGATAAACAAACCATAGCTAGATTCATCCGGCACTTCGCCGACTTTGCCCACTACCAGATCCTGATCAATGGAAAGCAGCAGCAATCAACCCTCCTAAACCAAGTCATCATGACTGCCAGCAAGAAAGACACCAAATTTCGCCTAGTTAGTGATGACACCGCGAGAACTGAGCCGGAGGCCACTGGATTACTTGTTGTAGCACCAACGGCCATCAACGAAGAACAGATTGATTTTGCCGCCAAATACCCAGCACAATAA
- a CDS encoding glycine cleavage system protein H, producing MDTTDFFWQEETAEGTRIGLNDAGRQVLGKVKFVSLPETDTKVEQGKHLFDVEAEKTVLDIDSPLSGQIVARNEEVEDNPDYLDLADHAKNWLFLIK from the coding sequence ATGGACACAACAGATTTTTTTTGGCAGGAAGAAACAGCGGAGGGCACGAGAATTGGACTTAACGATGCCGGCCGCCAGGTACTAGGTAAGGTGAAGTTTGTCAGCCTGCCAGAGACCGACACAAAGGTGGAGCAGGGAAAGCACCTATTTGACGTCGAAGCGGAGAAGACGGTGCTAGACATTGATTCACCACTTAGCGGTCAAATTGTTGCACGTAACGAGGAAGTCGAGGACAATCCCGATTACCTCGATTTAGCTGATCATGCCAAGAACTGGCTCTTTTTAATCAAATAG
- a CDS encoding replication-associated recombination protein A, with protein MQPLAYRMRPTNLDEVVGQTHLVGPGKIIRRMVEAKLLSSMILYGPPGIGKTSIASAIAGSTKYAFRKLNAATDSKQDLKIVAEEGKMSGTVILLLDEIHRLDKTKQDFLLPLLESGQIILIGATTENPYISTSPAIRSRTQIFELRPLEFADIKIAVDRALTDVDHGLGKYHVELTKDAEQLLIENANGDVRATLNALELAVMSTRIEKAPAEDEPLLLEQSDIANSIQKKIQHFDASGDGHYDLISAFQKSIRGSDVDAALHYLARLIESGDLVSISRRLSVIAYEDIGLANPAAASHAINAIYAANQLGFPEARIPLANAVIELALSPKTNSAMTAIDAALTDVRSKDVGSIPDSLKDAHYSGAKKLNHGVSYQYAHNYPNDWVAQQYLPDKLLNASYFTPKGNSKYEIALREQYKKLRQMQQAGLKQHKQAKND; from the coding sequence ATGCAACCTTTAGCATACAGAATGCGCCCAACTAACCTGGACGAAGTCGTCGGTCAAACGCACCTGGTGGGACCGGGAAAGATTATTCGGCGCATGGTCGAGGCCAAGCTCCTCTCATCGATGATCCTGTACGGACCACCCGGAATTGGCAAGACTAGCATTGCAAGCGCAATTGCCGGCTCGACTAAATACGCGTTTAGAAAATTAAATGCCGCTACCGACTCGAAACAAGATTTAAAAATTGTGGCCGAGGAAGGCAAGATGAGTGGTACCGTAATTCTCTTACTGGATGAGATTCACCGCTTAGATAAAACTAAGCAGGACTTTCTCCTCCCTCTGCTTGAATCAGGCCAGATTATTCTCATCGGTGCCACGACAGAAAATCCGTACATCAGTACTAGCCCGGCAATTCGGTCTAGAACCCAGATTTTTGAATTGAGGCCACTCGAATTCGCCGACATTAAGATTGCGGTGGACCGCGCTCTAACAGACGTTGATCACGGCTTGGGTAAATATCACGTTGAGTTAACGAAGGATGCCGAGCAACTGCTAATTGAGAATGCTAACGGCGACGTTCGAGCAACGCTCAACGCACTGGAATTGGCCGTGATGTCTACCCGCATTGAGAAAGCGCCCGCTGAAGACGAGCCTCTACTACTTGAGCAGTCAGACATTGCTAACTCTATCCAGAAGAAAATTCAACATTTCGATGCCTCGGGTGACGGGCACTACGACCTCATCTCCGCTTTTCAGAAGTCAATTCGGGGTTCGGATGTCGATGCCGCGCTTCACTACCTGGCGCGGTTAATCGAATCCGGTGACCTGGTGTCAATTAGCCGCCGCCTCTCAGTCATCGCCTACGAAGACATCGGACTAGCAAACCCGGCAGCCGCAAGTCACGCCATTAACGCTATCTATGCGGCAAATCAATTAGGCTTTCCTGAAGCCCGGATACCACTAGCAAATGCCGTGATCGAGCTGGCCCTATCTCCTAAAACCAACTCTGCCATGACAGCAATCGACGCTGCGCTAACGGACGTGCGTAGTAAGGATGTCGGCTCAATACCGGATTCTCTGAAGGATGCGCACTATTCCGGCGCAAAGAAACTTAACCACGGTGTCTCGTATCAATACGCACACAACTACCCGAACGATTGGGTTGCCCAACAATATCTACCGGATAAGCTGCTAAATGCTAGTTACTTTACTCCTAAAGGCAATAGTAAATATGAGATTGCCCTAAGAGAGCAGTATAAGAAGCTCCGTCAGATGCAACAAGCCGGTCTCAAGCAACATAAGCAGGCAAAAAATGATTGA
- a CDS encoding rod shape-determining protein, which produces MARDIGIDLGTANVLINMAGKGIVLNEPSVVAIDTNNGSVVAVGTEAYKMVGRTPGNIKAIRPLKDGVIADFDVTEAMLSYFIEKLNVKGFMAKPSILICAPTNVTSVEQKAIIQAAEKSGGGKVYLEFEPKVAAIGAGLDIFKPQGNMVIDIGGGTTDIAVLSMGEIVTSRSLTFAGNKMDQSIVAYIKKNHNLLIGERTAEAIKKAIGSAFEADPDANIQVRGRDIRDGLPKEVTVTATEVQESLTDGLMTVVAGAKEVLEKTPPELSADIIDRGIMLTGGGALLKHLDQLIAHHLQVPVLTADNPLDAVALGTGVLLENIASHRKRRG; this is translated from the coding sequence GTGGCACGAGATATTGGAATAGATTTAGGGACTGCAAACGTATTAATCAACATGGCCGGTAAGGGCATTGTTCTAAACGAGCCCTCTGTGGTCGCAATCGATACAAACAACGGCAGCGTGGTGGCCGTGGGTACGGAAGCCTACAAGATGGTTGGTAGAACGCCAGGAAACATTAAAGCAATTCGGCCGTTGAAGGACGGTGTTATCGCTGACTTCGATGTGACTGAGGCGATGCTGTCCTATTTCATCGAGAAATTGAACGTTAAGGGATTCATGGCTAAGCCAAGTATCCTCATTTGTGCACCCACAAATGTCACCTCGGTCGAGCAAAAGGCAATTATCCAAGCTGCCGAGAAATCTGGTGGTGGTAAGGTCTACCTCGAATTTGAACCTAAGGTTGCGGCAATTGGCGCCGGTTTAGATATCTTCAAACCACAGGGTAACATGGTCATTGATATCGGTGGTGGGACGACAGATATCGCCGTCCTCTCGATGGGGGAGATTGTGACCAGTCGCTCCCTGACTTTTGCCGGTAACAAGATGGATCAGTCAATCGTGGCCTACATCAAGAAGAACCATAATCTACTGATTGGTGAACGAACCGCTGAAGCAATTAAGAAGGCCATCGGTAGTGCCTTTGAGGCAGATCCTGATGCAAATATTCAGGTCCGTGGCCGGGATATTCGTGACGGCTTACCAAAAGAGGTTACTGTCACCGCTACAGAGGTGCAGGAATCACTAACAGACGGCCTGATGACCGTCGTTGCTGGCGCGAAGGAAGTACTAGAAAAGACTCCGCCAGAATTGTCGGCTGACATCATCGATCGGGGAATTATGCTCACTGGTGGTGGCGCGTTACTCAAGCACCTAGACCAGTTAATCGCCCACCACCTTCAGGTACCAGTGCTCACGGCCGACAATCCGTTGGATGCCGTGGCACTTGGGACTGGGGTATTACTGGAGAATATTGCTAGCCACCGCAAGCGCAGGGGATAA
- a CDS encoding universal stress protein, which produces MLKQYQHIQIAVDGSKEADMAFDKAVAVAKRNDATLEILHVIDTRAFQNVSSFDSAMVEQVSQDAKTKMEEYYHKALDAGVKEAHFQIEFGSPKSIIAHDYPKKHNIDLIMVGATGLNAVERLLIGSVTEYVTRTAETDVLVVRQPLKED; this is translated from the coding sequence ATGTTAAAACAATACCAACATATTCAAATTGCCGTAGATGGCTCGAAGGAAGCAGATATGGCTTTCGACAAGGCTGTCGCCGTCGCTAAAAGAAATGACGCCACACTCGAGATTCTCCATGTGATTGATACACGCGCTTTTCAAAATGTCTCGAGCTTTGATTCAGCCATGGTGGAACAAGTGAGTCAGGATGCGAAGACTAAGATGGAGGAATACTACCATAAAGCTCTAGATGCCGGCGTTAAAGAGGCTCATTTTCAGATTGAATTTGGCTCACCGAAATCAATTATTGCCCATGACTACCCGAAGAAACACAACATCGACTTGATTATGGTCGGTGCAACCGGCTTAAACGCAGTTGAGCGCCTATTAATTGGTAGTGTGACCGAATACGTCACCCGCACTGCTGAGACAGACGTACTTGTGGTGCGTCAGCCACTGAAAGAGGACTAA
- the rpsD gene encoding 30S ribosomal protein S4 encodes MSRYTGPSWKRSRRLGLSLSGTGKELARRAYAPGDHGPNSRSKNSEYGLQLREKQKLRWMYGMTERQFVNLFIKAGKIRHGKHGNNFMVLLEQRLDNVVYRLGLATTREQARQLVNHGHITVDGKRVDIPSYEVKVGQEIGVRERSRNLAQIKDALEATASRSSFVTFDDNKLTGSLTRLPERDELEPEIDEALVVEFYNKKL; translated from the coding sequence ATGTCTAGATATACTGGTCCAAGTTGGAAACGTTCAAGACGTTTAGGCTTGTCACTTTCAGGCACTGGTAAGGAACTTGCTCGTCGTGCATATGCACCTGGCGATCACGGTCCAAATAGCCGGAGCAAAAATTCAGAATACGGTTTACAATTACGCGAGAAACAAAAGCTTCGTTGGATGTACGGAATGACTGAACGTCAATTCGTGAACCTCTTTATCAAAGCTGGTAAGATTCGCCACGGTAAGCATGGTAACAACTTCATGGTCTTGCTTGAACAAAGACTTGATAACGTTGTTTATCGTTTAGGTCTTGCAACTACTCGTGAACAAGCTCGTCAGCTTGTAAATCACGGTCACATCACCGTTGATGGCAAGCGCGTCGACATTCCTTCATATGAAGTGAAGGTTGGCCAGGAAATTGGCGTGCGTGAACGCTCACGTAACTTAGCACAAATCAAAGATGCACTTGAAGCAACTGCTTCACGTTCATCATTCGTTACTTTTGACGATAACAAATTAACTGGTTCATTAACTCGTTTACCTGAACGTGACGAATTAGAGCCTGAAATTGATGAAGCCCTAGTTGTTGAATTCTACAACAAGAAACTTTAA
- a CDS encoding DNA-directed RNA polymerase subunit beta, which yields MKLFDEERVLVYLWRILRGIGWALLTVLIGMFIGFMVAGQNPFLIFWPPTWFHVIEFLS from the coding sequence ATGAAGTTGTTTGATGAAGAGCGGGTGCTCGTCTATTTGTGGCGGATTTTACGCGGCATTGGTTGGGCACTGCTAACCGTCCTAATCGGGATGTTCATTGGCTTTATGGTTGCGGGACAGAATCCATTTCTGATCTTTTGGCCACCGACGTGGTTCCACGTCATAGAGTTTTTGAGTTAA